CGGCACGGGCGGGGTGCCCGGCAGCAGCCCGGGCAGCGCGTGCGCGGGCGTCCACGCGAGCGCGCCCGACCACGCCCCGAAGCCGTCCTCGAGGTGGACCGTCACGTCGGCGGCCTGCCGTTGCCGTACGGTCAGAGTGCCTGCTTCGCCGGTCACTTCGACGTCGGCCGCGCCGCCCTCCGCGGTATGCAGTGCTCCGAGGGAGGGCAGGGCGAGCACTCCGTCGTGCGCCGTCAAACGGACGGAGAAGGACACCCCGGCCCGGGCTGCGGCGACGGCCGCGAGCGCCCCGAGGTGGGCCAGGTCGTCCCGCAGCAGGCGTCCGCGCTGTGCTGTCGCGGGCCCGGTCAGTCCTCGCAGACAGCGCCAGCCCCACGCGCCGGTCAGGGGGTACATGAGCCGGGTGCGGGCGGGTGGGAGGGCGGTCGCACCGCCGGCGACGGCAACGGGTGTCGCGCGGTCCGCCTCGGTCAGCAGGGCCCAGTCCTCGCGCACGCGTGCTTTCTGCCGGGCGGAACAGACCTCGGGACCGGCTCCCTCTACCGCCTCCAGCACGGCCCGCAGCAGGAGCAGCCGTCGGGTGTCCTGGTCGCGGAGCAGGAGTGCCAGCGTGCCGGGGTCCGCGCCGGTGCGGGCGAGGTCGAGGAGGGCTTCGTCCGGGACCTCGGGAAGGATCACGGGTTGCCCCTTTCACGAGGGAGGGGGAAAGGGACGGGGACGGCCGCGGACGCGCCCTCGGCGAGCCGCCGCGCCACATGGGGGATGAAGTGCTTGAGGTCCGCGCAGTAGACGGACGGGTTACGGAAGCCGTGTCCCGCCCGGTAGCGGTGGGCGTAGTGGCCTCCGCCGCACACCGTCATGAGGGGGCAGGCCAGGCACTGCTCCCCGAGGGCCTCGGCGCCCGTCTGCCGGGCGGCGGCGGCCGGGTGGCGCAGTGCGTCGTCGAGGGCGTGACGGAAGACGTCCAGGCCGGTTCGCGCGGCGCCGTCGTAGGCGGACTTCAGCGAGTCCACCTGTTCGATGGAACCGTCGGTCTCGACGACGACCGCGTCGAACGGGGCGAGGCCGAGCGACTCGGTCGCCGCCGGCAGTCCGAGGAGAAGGGCCACGCACTCCTCGAACAGACGGACCCTCGTCTCCCGTCGTTCGGCGGCCCACCAGCGGTCGAACACGGCGCACAGCCACTCGCCGTAGCGGGTACCGGCCAGATGCGGGGGCGGCGCCGACCAGTTGCCGTGCGGCAGCAGGAGGTCCAGCGCGGGCGGGCGCAGGGCGAGCAGCGACTCGTACGTCTCCACGGGGTCGAGCGTCGGGTCGACGACGGTGAGGATGCCGGCGTACGACTGCGGGAACCGCTCGGCGAGCAGACGTACGCCGCGGACGGCCGCGGGCCAGGACGGGCGTCCGGCGTGATCGACGCGGCGCGTGTTGTGCGCGGCCAGCCCGCCGTCGAGGCTGACGCCGACCCGGATGCCTCCGCCGGCCAGGACGGTGAGGTGCTCCGGTGTGAGCAGGGTGGCGTTGGTCTGGATGACGGCGCGGACCGCGCAGCCGGCCGGGACGCGGTCGCGGACGAGGCCGGTGAAGGCGGCCAGTGTCCCGGCGCCGGCCAGCAGGGGTTCGCCACCGTGCAGGACGAGGGAGAGGGCCGTCAGGCGGTGGGTGCCGGCGTGCTCGGCGATGCGGGTGGCGGTGGCGTCCAGGACCTCGGCGGAGGCGGCCCGGGGGCGGGTGCGCCAGGTGCTGTCGGGGCCCTCGTAGAGGTAGCAGTAGGTGCAGGCGAGGTTGCAGCGGCCGTGCATCTTCACGATGAACTGGCGGAACGGGTAAGGGAGTCGGCCGGTGCCCGCCTCTTCAGACACTCCGGCACCCCCATGCTGTGGAGCCTGTGTCGCGGCCCTGCGCCCCGCACGGGGCGGATGCCCGGACGGGCATCCGCTGTAAACCTGGCGCGATCGTGATTGACCATTTCGATCGCCAAAGGCGACCGAATATGACACTTCTAGACCGAGCCTGATGTTTGCGTGTCGTGCGACACCTGAGGTGACGCGCTTCTTCTCAAAGGGAGTTGTTGAAGCCCCAGAGCATCTCGCTCGGCCGCGCCGCCCGTTCCGTGAGCTCCCCCAGCACCTCCCTGAGCACCGGATGCTCGATCGTCCCCAACTCCGCCAGATCCACCGCCAGCAGATCCGGCAACGGCTCGACCACGCCGGCGTCCTCCGGCATCACCGTCCACCCCGCGACCTGTCCCCGTACGTCCATGCCCTTCCCTCCCGAGTCGCCCCGCTCACGTCACCCGCTCCAGCTCGGCCAGCCGTTCCGCCGTCCCGGCGGGCGTCGGACCGTCGGCGACCAGACTGCCCTCGGGCAGCCGCGACCACTCCACGCGGGCCGCCCGGTAGGCATCCCGGGCAGCCCGCGGCCGTGCTGCCGCCTCATAGGACATACCCCGCCAGTGGTGCGCCTGCGCACCCGCCTGGACGGCTTCCCGTCGCCTGCGGTCCGTCTCGGCCACCCCCTCCGCCTCCCGGGCGGACTCCGCCGCGTCGCGGAAGGCGTCGACCGCGAGGTCCAGGCGGGCCGGACGGCGCAGGCTGCGATAGGCCTCGAACTGGACCTGGCCGAGTTCCAGGCGGCAGCGGGCCGCCAGCAGGGGGTCCTCCGCATCCGCCGCGGCGAGGCCGAAAAGATGCTCGGCCTCGCGCAGGTCGACCCGGTCCCCACGGGCCCGGTAGCGCAGCATCAGCGCGCGGCCGAGCAGCAGCAGCCGGTGGGCGACCCGGGGGCTGCCCGCCGGGGTCTCCATGCGGCAGTCCCGCAGGACACGGATCGCCCGGGACAGCGCGTCCCGCGCCCGCGCCCCGGACTGGAGCCCGGCCAGCCGCAGCAGCGCCTCGCCCCACTCGGCGAGGACGTCGGCGTGCGCGGGCGCGTCCCGGGACATCCGCTGGGCGGCCTGCGCGAAGCGGTCCGCGGCCGTCTCCAGCTCCGCCGGTTCGCCCGACTCGGCGTGACGGGCCACGGCGATCCGGCCGGCCCGCGCCAGCAAGGACGCCCGCCGGCCCTGGTCGCGCACCAGCGCCAGGGCCTCGTCGACCCGGTCCTGGGCGTCGTCCAGCGGGCCGCCCGCCTGGAGCAGCGCGTCGACCAGGTCGAGCAGTACGCGCACCCGCGCGCGTGCCGACTCGGCGGTGTACGGCTCCGGGTCGGTGTCCAGGGCGTCGCGCAGCGACTGCGCGCCCTGCTCCGCGTAGAGACGGGCCTGGTCGGGGTCGGCGGTGGCGCCGGACAGCCGCAGCAGAATGCGGCCGTGTTCCAGGGGCAGCGCGGGCGGGCGGAGGCGCCGGTCGGGCCAGACGTCGGCGAAAGCCTCCAGCATGCCGACGGCGCCCTGGAGCAACGCGCTGTCCCCGCCGAGCCGCCACTGTGCCTCCAGGGCGCCGACGCGTTCCAGGGTGAGCCGCAGCGCCTGCTCCTCGCCGAGCCCGGGCGCCGCGCAGGCGACGGCGTACTCACGGTCGGCGCGGCGCAGCAGATCCAGGGCGGCGCTCCGGTCCCCGCGCCGCCTGCGGTCGGTCGCGGCCGCGTGCAGCACCCGGGCCAGCACGGCCCGTTCGCGCAGCCGCCCGGGATGCGCGGTCGCCCGTTCCGCGGCCGCCTCGGCCTCCTGGAGCAGTTCGTCGCCGCCCTGCACCTCCCACAGGCGCAGCGTGCAGTGCGCGTACTCGGCCCACAGTTCGGGGTCCGCGGCCGTCGACTCCCGCTCGGTGGCGCCGCGCAGCAGCTGCACCGCGTCGATGACGTCCTGGATCATGCCCTC
This Streptomyces sp. NBC_00377 DNA region includes the following protein-coding sequences:
- a CDS encoding FxsB family cyclophane-forming radical SAM/SPASM peptide maturase, producing MHGRCNLACTYCYLYEGPDSTWRTRPRAASAEVLDATATRIAEHAGTHRLTALSLVLHGGEPLLAGAGTLAAFTGLVRDRVPAGCAVRAVIQTNATLLTPEHLTVLAGGGIRVGVSLDGGLAAHNTRRVDHAGRPSWPAAVRGVRLLAERFPQSYAGILTVVDPTLDPVETYESLLALRPPALDLLLPHGNWSAPPPHLAGTRYGEWLCAVFDRWWAAERRETRVRLFEECVALLLGLPAATESLGLAPFDAVVVETDGSIEQVDSLKSAYDGAARTGLDVFRHALDDALRHPAAAARQTGAEALGEQCLACPLMTVCGGGHYAHRYRAGHGFRNPSVYCADLKHFIPHVARRLAEGASAAVPVPFPLPRERGNP
- the fxsA gene encoding FxSxx-COOH cyclophane-containing RiPP peptide produces the protein MDVRGQVAGWTVMPEDAGVVEPLPDLLAVDLAELGTIEHPVLREVLGELTERAARPSEMLWGFNNSL